Proteins encoded within one genomic window of Misgurnus anguillicaudatus chromosome 18, ASM2758022v2, whole genome shotgun sequence:
- the mysm1 gene encoding histone H2A deubiquitinase MYSM1: MADELDVVDIEGDERDETVGDLSSAEILQDQYLHSAWKTSSSILPWTLDSSISDENREAIESMLLEEQYYFASEKAPKVAWNNEKSTVKKSLVKSSGGSTRWAEEEKDLFEKGLAEFGRRWTKIAKLIGTRTVLQVKSYAKQYFKNKAKTDIPDEVSITKAAPSPTLPSTAVIPTVQPDISSLTNAVRIERLSDDEDVDITDDSSNDGAQVETLSDTHKDLPDCELQEENSPVSPLTELSNPLSQSETTASDGPADSDTNGNAGMSQIRINSEPEEESVNSLSKTGSPEKHSLSGEESSDRADMMEPCECAEEEVEEDQEDEEELRPPDQEVTLDFNTITEEEKQAISEFFEGRPSKTPERYLKIRNYILDQWVKSKPKYLNKTSVRPGLKNCGDVNCIGRIHTYLELIGAINFNCDQAIYNRPRVVDRSRFKESKDSLEAYHLAQRLQSMRTRKRRIRDTWGNWRDAKDLEGQTYEHLSAEELALRREEMKKKGPKPSKLFKQKGSFDPFQLIPCKPFGEDIQEPYSVLLCAEALVIMDIHAHVSMGEVIGLLGGTYEEDKKILKICAAEPCNSLSTGLQCEMDPVSQTQASELLGVKGYSVVGWYHSHPAFDPNPSLRDIDTQAKYQSYFSRGGAPFIGMIVSPYNPTNSSPFSQSTCLMVQEEVGPSGPQKLPYQFNIQYLSELPDWSEVMRRTEWVVFKYRHCHGSVPMDRLFRRDSSLTCLEKMLASVRTILERVSEVDVETWLVQLQTLFETHFLPDTGSSSAGDPIAQQHLLSFSSEPINSNLVTDEMCVTEEEHTIDSDSQDEVYTTGTIYHIISCNEEEDATVTPTLSPKTL, translated from the exons ATGGCAGACGAGTTGGATGTTGTGGACATTGAGGGAGATGAACGTGATGAAACTGTCGG TGACCTGAGCAGTGCTGAGATACTCCAGGATCAATATTTACACTCTGCATGGAAGACAAGCAGCAGTATACTG CCCTGGACGCTGGACAGCTCCATCAGTGACGAAAACAGGGAGGCCATTGAGAGCATGCTGCTTGAAGAACA GTATTATTTTGCCAGTGAAAAAGCACCAAAGGTAGCATGGAACAACGAGAAGAGTACAGTCAAAAA GTCATTGGTGAAGAGTTCTGGAGGATCAACTCGTTGGGCTGAAGAGGAAAAAGATCTTTTTGAGAAAGGACTG GCTGAATTTGGCCGCAGGTGGACCAAAATTGCCAAACTAATCGGTACTAGGACGGTTCTACAGGTGAAGAGCTATGCTAAGCAGTACTTCAAAAATAAG GCTAAAACAGACATACCTGACGAAGTGTCCATCACCAAAGCTGCTCCAAGCCCAACGTTGCCCTCTACAGCTGTAATCCCCACAGTGCAGCCTGATATTTCATCACTTACCAATGCTGTGCGCATCGAGCGACTCTCTGATGATGAGGATGTTGACATCACTGATGATTCCAGCAACGATGGGGCTCAGGTGGAAACCCTGTCAGATACACACAAAGACTTGCCGGATTGTGAGCTCCAGGAAGAAAACAGTCCAGTGTCACCCCTGACAGAACTTTCAAACCCTCTGTCACAATCTGAAACCACAGCTTCAGACGGACCCGCTGATTCAGACACAAACGGAAATGCTGGCATGTCTCAGATTAGGATAAATTCAGAACCAGAAGAGGAAAGTGTAAACAGCTTATCTAAAACAGGAAGTCCAGAGAAACACAGCCTTTCTGGGGAGGAAAGCAGTGATAGAGCAG ATATGATGGAACCGTGTGAGTGTGCAGAGGAGGAAGTAGAGGAAGACCAGGAAGATGAAGAAGAGCTCAGACCTCCTGACCAGGAGGTCACTTTAGATTTCAACACAATTACAGAAGAGGAGAAGCAAGCCATCTCAGAGTTTTTTGAGGGTCGTCCTTCCAAAACCCCAGAGAGATATTTAAAAATTCGCAATTACATCCTGGACCAGTG GGTGAAAAGTAAACCCAAATACCTGAACAAGACATCGGTTCGTCCAGgcttgaaaaactgtggtgacGTAAACTGTATTGGTCGAATACACACTTACCTGGAGCTCATTGGAGCTATCAACTTCAACTGTG ATCAGGCGATCTACAACCGCCCGCGAGTGGTTGATCGCTCACGATTTAAGGAAagcaaagacagtctggaggcTTATCATCTTGCCCAGAGACTGCAGTCTATG CGTACAAGAAAGCGCCGAATTCGAGACACGTGGGGAAATTGGCGTGATGCCAAGGATCTAGAGGGGCAGACGTATGAG CATCTGAGCGCAGAGGAGCTGGCCCTCAGAAGAGAGGAAATGAAGAaaaaaggaccaaaaccatctaaACTCTTTAAACAAAAAGG CTCCTTTGATCCATTCCAGCTCATTCCATGCAAGCCTTTTGGAGAGGACATACAG GAACCCTACAGCGTGCTCCTTTGTGCTGAGGCTCTTGTGATAATGGATATT CATGCTCATGTATCTATGGGAGAGGTGATTGGCCTTTTAGGAGGAACGTACGAAGAGGACAAGAAGATTTTAAAG ATCTGTGCAGCAGAACCATGTAACAGCCTGAGCACCGGTCTGCAGTGTGAGATGGATCCCGTCTCTCAAACTCAGGCATCTGAGCTGCTCGGGGTCAAAGGTTATAGTGTTGTGGGCTGGTACCATTCTCACCCGGCCTTTGATCCAAACCCCTCCCTCAGAGACATTGACACTCAGGCCAAATACCAG agttatttctcccgagGTGGTGCTCCATTTATTGGGATGATTGTCAGCCCGTATAACCCCACAAACTCCTCCCCCTTCTCTCAGAGTACCTGTTTGATGGTACAGGAGGAGGTTGGACCCTCTGGACC TCAGAAACTTCCATACCAGTTTAACATTCAGTACTTATCCGAACTTCCTGATTGGTCAGAAGTGATGAGAAGGACAGAATGGGTGGTGTTTAAGTACAGACACTGTCATGG GAGTGTACCAATGGACAGGCTTTTTCGCAGAGATTCTTCTCTCACTTGCTTGGAAAAG ATGCTTGCATCAGTCCGGACAATTTTGGAGCGGGTCTCAGAGGTTGACGTGGAGACTTGGCTGGTTCAGTTACAGACGTTGTTTGAAACGCATTTTCTTCCTGACACTGGCTCCTCCTCCGCTGGTGATCCAATAGCACAGCAGCATTTACTGTCATTCTCCTCCGAGCCAATCAACAGCAACCTTGTCACAGATGAGATGTGTGTTACGGAGGAGGAGCACACAATTGACTCTGACAGCCAAGATGAAGTGTACACTACAGGAACCATCTACCATATCATAAGTTGTAATGAGGAAGAGGATGCAACTGTTACACCGACTCTCAGTCCAAAAACTCTGTAA